A single window of Populus nigra chromosome 17, ddPopNigr1.1, whole genome shotgun sequence DNA harbors:
- the LOC133676663 gene encoding G-type lectin S-receptor-like serine/threonine-protein kinase SD3-1, producing MLKQGNFLFSSPFLLCVFLWFFLIHIVVSHIPLGSKLYVEENNLWVSSNGDFAVGFVNHSEQPNQYSVGIRFNSKSIPFPKQTVVWVAGADVTVGNKSFFQLSQNGELVLVDSLWGVTVWTSNTSQLAVASALLRNDGNLVLLNRKKDVVWQSFDNPSDTLLPSQNLPVHKTLRAASRNSVSSYYSLLMNASGQLQLKWESDVIYWSRGNPSSLNLGVVLTSGGVLQLVDHNLNPVWSVFGEDHNDSVKFRLLKLDIDGNLRIYSWVEATGSWRSVWQAVENQCNVFATCGGHGICVFNTSGSPECRCPFKTTSSSNLKCFALNCDSNHSMDTYEHTFLYGIYPPNESITITSLQQCRGLCMQDPACTAATFTNDGTAQCRMTTSPYFSGHQNPSLSSISFVKTCSDPIAVNPHNSSSSPSLSPVKRSHGLCLSCQIGGAASGTLLLFVVVQLGIGYFIYRRRNRILRKAALAYTGRNSKGVMMFPFTEIKDITGNFKHQIGPGVYRGALSNQQPVAVKDLDETIEERKFRAAVSKIGSIHHKYLVKLNGYCCELGHRYLVYEYVKNGSLDKCIEDDELNQRLTWRRRVDICLTVAKAICYLHTGCREFISHGNLKCSNVVLDKNYEAKVSEYGLEMVRPEESYGGEKDVADFGKMVLILITGRPEVKDLWEWTYEEWIQGHPERVIDKRLDDGVDLKELERVLRIAFWCLQSDEQMRPSMSEVVKVLEGSLTVDPPRPPFSQSLSEKESLESGSKPQSPMEP from the coding sequence ATGCTTAAGCAGGGCAATTTCTTGTTCAGCTCACCTTTCCTTCTATGTGTCTTCCTTTGGTTCTTTCTCattcatattgttgtttcacATATTCCCTTGGGGTCAAAGCTTTATGTAGAGGAAAATAACTTGTGGGTTTCCTCCAATGGTGATTTTGCTGTTGGATTCGTTAACCATTCTGAGCAGCCTAATCAGTATAGTGTAGGGATACGTTTCAATTCAAAATCTATTCCTTTCCCCAAGCAAACTGTGGTTTGGGTTGCTGGAGCTGATGTCACTGTGGGTAACAAGTCCTTTTTCCAGCTTTCTCAAAACGGGGAGCTGGTATTGGTTGATTCTTTGTGGGGAGTTACTGTGTGGACCAGCAACACGAGCCAATTAGCTGTTGCTTCGGCTCTTCTTCGTAATGATGGCAATCTTGTTCTATTGAATAGAAAGAAGGATGTTGTTTGGCAAAGTTTTGATAATCCATCCGACACACTTCTTCCAAGCCAGAATTTACCTGTTCATAAAACCCTTAGAGCAGCAAGCAGAAATTCTGTTTCAAGTTATTACAGTCTTCTTATGAATGCTTCAGGTCAGTTACAGCTGAAGTGGGAAAGCGATGTTATTTACTGGTCCAGAGGAAATCCTTCTAGTTTGAATCTTGGCGTCGTCCTTACCTCCGGTGGAGTCCTGCAACTTGTGGACCACAATCTGAATCCTGTTTGGTCTGTTTTTGGGGAAGACCACAATGACAGTGTAAAGTTTCGGTTACTTAAATTAGACATTGATGGTAATCTGCGGATATACTCATGGGTAGAAGCTACAGGGTCATGGAGATCAGTTTGGCAAGCCGTTGAAAATCAATGCAATGTTTTTGCAACCTGTGGCGGGCATGGCATCTGTGTTTTCAATACATCAGGATCTCCCGAATGCCGATGCCCTTTCAAGACAACATCTTCATCCAACTTGAAATGTTTTGCACTGAATTGTGATTCTAATCACAGTATGGATACTTATGAGCACACTTTTCTGTATGGGATTTATCCACCAAATGAATCTATCACCATTACTAGTTTACAGCAATGTAGAGGGTTGTGCATGCAGGACCCGGCTTGTACAGCTGCAACCTTCACAAATGATGGAACTGCTCAGTGCCGAATGACGACAAGTCCATACTTCTCTGGGCATCAAAACCCCTCTTTAAGTTCGATATCTTTTGTTAAGACATGCTCGGACCCCATAGCTGTTAATCCCCATAATTCAAGTTCTTCTCCATCACTATCTCCAGTCAAACGGTCTCATGGGTTGTGCCTTTCTTGTCAAATTGGTGGAGCAGCCTCAGGCACATtacttttatttgttgttgttcaaTTAGGGATTGGCTACTTCATCTATAGAAGAAGAAATCGGATTTTGAGGAAAGCTGCTTTGGCTTACACAGGCCGTAACTCTAAGGGTGTGATGATGTTTCCATTTACAGAAATCAAGGACATCACTGGGAATTTCAAGCACCAGATAGGGCCAGGTGTGTATAGAGGTGCACTTTCAAACCAACAGCCAGTAGCAGTCAAAGACCTTGACGAAACCATTGAAGAAAGGAAGTTTCGAGCTGCTGTATCGAAGATAGGAAGTATACATCACAAATACCTGGTGAAGCTGAATGGCTATTGCTGTGAGTTAGGCCATAGATATTTGGTCTACGAATATGTCAAAAATGGTTCTCTGGACAAATGTATCGAAGATGATGAGTTGAATCAAAGACTGACTTGGAGAAGGAGAGTTGACATATGCTTAACTGTGGCGAAGGCTATTTGTTATTTGCACACGGGATGTAGGGAGTTTATAAGCCATGGAAATTTGAAATGTTCAAACGTGGTCCTGGATAAAAATTACGAGGCCAAGGTGAGTGAATACGGGTTGGAAATGGTTCGTCCTGAGGAATCATACGGTGGAGAGAAAGATGTGGCGGATTTTGGCAAGATGGTGCTGATATTGATAACCGGGCGTCCAGAAGTCAAGGATCTTTGGGAGTGGACCTATGAGGAATGGATCCAGGGGCACCCAGAGAGGGTGATTGATAAAAGACTTGATGATGGCGTGGATTTAAAGGAGCTAGAGCGAGTGTTACGAATTGCTTTCTGGTGCCTTCAATCAGATGAACAGATGAGACCTTCAATGAGCGAGGTAGTGAAGGTATTGGAAGGGTCATTGACAGTTGATCCCCCACGACCTCCTTTCAGTCAAAGTTTATCAGAAAAAGAGTCCCTGGAGTCAGGCTCCAAACCTCAAAGTCCAATGGAACCATGA